Proteins encoded within one genomic window of Bradyrhizobium sp. 186:
- a CDS encoding enoyl-CoA hydratase: MTTETTIDTGTNELLCVIRDRVAVITLNRPEARNSLSDTLTPALRTIIRTCGEDAGVGALLITGTGEAFCAGGNVKGMGAHREQKKLEMSFDDRVADLQERQRLLTGALVSVRKPTIAALPGPAVGAGLAIAMACDIRIAAQSAFIATGYARIALSGDYGIAWLLTRLVGTARARELMFTGDKVDAARCEAIGLVNRVVPDDRLQAEAFALAKSLAEGPRLALRYMKDNLDEALLFEFETARDHEAERLIRLTTTADHKEAVQAFIDKRKAVFTGK, encoded by the coding sequence ATGACCACGGAAACCACCATCGACACCGGCACGAATGAACTCCTCTGCGTCATCCGCGATCGCGTCGCGGTGATCACGCTGAACCGGCCGGAGGCACGCAACTCGCTGTCCGACACGCTGACGCCGGCGTTGCGCACGATAATCCGGACCTGCGGCGAGGACGCAGGTGTCGGCGCGCTGCTCATCACCGGCACCGGCGAAGCCTTTTGCGCCGGCGGCAACGTCAAGGGCATGGGCGCGCATCGCGAGCAGAAGAAGCTCGAAATGTCCTTCGACGACAGGGTCGCCGATCTCCAGGAGCGGCAGCGGCTGCTCACCGGCGCGCTCGTGTCGGTCCGCAAGCCAACGATCGCCGCACTGCCGGGACCTGCGGTCGGCGCGGGGCTTGCGATCGCCATGGCCTGCGATATCCGCATTGCCGCGCAATCGGCCTTCATCGCCACCGGCTATGCCCGCATCGCGCTGAGCGGCGACTACGGCATCGCCTGGCTATTGACCCGGCTGGTCGGCACGGCGCGGGCGCGCGAATTGATGTTCACCGGTGACAAAGTCGATGCGGCGAGGTGCGAGGCGATCGGCCTCGTCAACCGAGTCGTGCCCGACGACAGACTGCAAGCCGAAGCCTTTGCGCTGGCAAAGTCGCTCGCCGAAGGCCCGCGCCTCGCGTTGCGCTACATGAAGGACAATCTCGACGAGGCCCTGCTGTTCGAGTTCGAGACCGCCCGCGACCACGAAGCCGAACGGCTGATCCGCCTGACCACGACCGCCGATCACAAGGAAGCCGTGCAGGCATTCATCGACAAGCGCAAGGCAGTGTTCACGGGGAAGTAA
- a CDS encoding GNAT family N-acetyltransferase: MSTLRPEDLKQYSDTLRTRQGEAINVRFVEPRDTDELQHYFRSLSTRSRYNRFFGAISELPKGLLHDFLQVGERERFTIIATMTVDGFETIVAEARYALHEESATLEFGLSVGDRWQGHGIATALLGNLECRAAALGAEHIFGDTLRANDTMISLARKSGFAFTNHPDDWKLVRFDKEIAVAPKDIPCASWRLAALSRQADSPSASV, from the coding sequence ATGAGCACTCTTCGCCCGGAAGATCTGAAGCAATATTCGGATACGCTGCGCACCCGGCAGGGTGAGGCGATCAACGTCCGCTTCGTCGAGCCGCGCGACACCGACGAGCTGCAGCACTATTTCCGTTCGCTCTCGACCCGCTCCCGCTACAACCGCTTCTTCGGCGCGATCAGCGAATTGCCAAAGGGCCTGCTGCACGATTTCCTCCAGGTCGGCGAGCGCGAGCGCTTCACAATCATTGCCACGATGACGGTTGACGGCTTCGAGACAATCGTCGCCGAAGCGCGCTACGCCCTTCACGAGGAGAGCGCGACGCTCGAATTCGGGCTGTCGGTCGGCGACCGCTGGCAGGGCCACGGCATTGCCACCGCGCTGCTTGGGAATCTCGAATGCCGCGCCGCCGCGCTCGGCGCGGAACACATCTTTGGTGATACGCTGCGCGCCAACGACACCATGATCTCGCTCGCACGCAAATCCGGCTTCGCCTTCACCAACCATCCGGACGACTGGAAGCTGGTGCGCTTCGACAAGGAAATCGCGGTCGCGCCGAAGGATATTCCGTGCGCCAGCTGGCGTCTCGCCGCCCTTTCCCGTCAGGCCGACAGCCCCTCAGCCTCGGTCTGA
- a CDS encoding Zn-dependent alcohol dehydrogenase, which translates to MKAAVLYEVNQPLVIEDVSLPKPGPREVLIRTAVAGLCHSDLHFMEGLYPHPLPAVLGHESAGVVEQVGSDVTYVKPGDHVVTCLSVFCGTCDNCATGRTVLCTDTTVKMLPGASDRMQWSRSEKLHQFLNLSSFAEQMLVHENAIVKIRKDMPLDLAALIGCGVITGYGAVVNTAKVTAGETVAVIGCGGVGMAAINGAQIAGAGRIIAIDTNLAKLQLATKLGATDIINPADGDIVKQVRDLTNGGVQHSFEVLGRKETAEQAFAMLAAGGTATIVGMIPFGQKIELHGFDFLRERRIQGSSMGSNHFRVDMPRLIDFYLRGRLHLEDWISAKLKLSEINEGFANMKAGKTLRSVIMFDS; encoded by the coding sequence ATGAAGGCCGCCGTCCTCTATGAAGTCAACCAGCCGCTGGTCATCGAGGATGTCAGCCTGCCGAAGCCCGGCCCGCGCGAGGTCCTGATCCGCACGGCGGTCGCGGGCCTCTGCCATTCCGATCTGCATTTCATGGAAGGCCTCTATCCGCATCCGCTGCCCGCGGTGCTCGGCCATGAGTCCGCCGGTGTGGTCGAGCAGGTCGGCTCCGACGTCACCTATGTAAAGCCGGGCGATCACGTCGTCACTTGTCTCTCGGTGTTCTGCGGCACTTGCGACAACTGCGCCACGGGCCGCACCGTGCTCTGCACCGACACCACGGTGAAGATGCTGCCGGGCGCTTCCGACCGGATGCAATGGTCTCGCTCCGAGAAGCTGCACCAGTTCCTCAACCTCTCGTCCTTCGCCGAGCAGATGCTGGTGCACGAGAACGCTATCGTGAAGATCCGCAAGGACATGCCGCTCGATCTTGCCGCGCTGATCGGCTGCGGTGTCATCACCGGCTACGGCGCGGTGGTGAACACCGCGAAGGTGACGGCTGGCGAAACCGTGGCCGTGATCGGCTGCGGCGGCGTCGGCATGGCCGCGATCAACGGCGCGCAGATCGCCGGCGCCGGCCGCATCATCGCCATCGACACCAATCTCGCAAAACTCCAGCTCGCGACCAAGCTGGGTGCCACCGACATCATCAATCCCGCCGACGGCGACATCGTCAAGCAGGTGCGCGATCTCACCAATGGCGGCGTGCAGCATTCCTTCGAGGTGCTTGGCCGCAAGGAAACCGCGGAGCAGGCCTTCGCCATGCTCGCCGCGGGCGGCACCGCCACCATCGTCGGCATGATCCCGTTCGGCCAGAAGATCGAGCTGCACGGCTTCGACTTCCTGCGCGAACGCAGGATCCAGGGCTCCTCGATGGGCTCGAACCATTTTCGCGTCGACATGCCGCGCCTGATTGATTTCTACCTGCGTGGCCGACTGCATCTGGAGGACTGGATCTCGGCCAAGCTGAAGCTGTCCGAGATCAACGAAGGCTTTGCCAACATGAAAGCCGGCAAGACGCTGCGCAGCGTGATCATGTTTGATAGTTGA
- a CDS encoding SDR family NAD(P)-dependent oxidoreductase, which translates to MEHPKYKIALIVGAGEGLSASLARLLSAQGIRVALAARKIEKLGALCTETGAKAYACSATEPEEVERLFGLVEREIGTPDLVVYNASGRARGPFVDLVPADVAQAIAVSAYGGFLVAQQAAKRMMPNKHGAILFTGASASVKGYAQSAPFAMGKFALRGLAQSMARELSPQGIHVAHFVIDGGIRSAARTEPADKPDSMLDPDAIAESYWNVLQQPRSAWSWELELRPWVEKF; encoded by the coding sequence ATGGAACACCCGAAATACAAGATCGCGCTCATCGTCGGCGCCGGCGAAGGCTTGAGCGCCTCGCTGGCGCGGCTGCTCTCCGCGCAGGGCATTCGCGTGGCGCTCGCCGCACGAAAGATCGAAAAACTCGGCGCGCTCTGTACCGAGACCGGTGCCAAAGCCTATGCCTGCAGCGCCACCGAGCCGGAGGAAGTCGAGCGCCTGTTTGGCCTCGTCGAGCGCGAGATCGGCACGCCCGACCTCGTCGTCTACAACGCCAGCGGCCGCGCGCGCGGTCCGTTCGTTGATCTCGTGCCCGCCGACGTCGCACAGGCGATCGCGGTCAGCGCCTATGGCGGCTTCCTGGTGGCGCAGCAGGCGGCGAAGCGCATGATGCCGAACAAGCACGGCGCGATCCTGTTCACCGGTGCCTCCGCCAGCGTCAAGGGCTATGCGCAATCCGCGCCGTTCGCGATGGGCAAGTTCGCGCTGCGCGGGCTGGCGCAGAGCATGGCACGCGAACTCTCGCCGCAGGGCATCCATGTCGCGCATTTCGTCATCGACGGCGGCATCCGCAGCGCCGCGCGTACCGAGCCCGCGGACAAGCCGGATTCGATGCTCGATCCCGATGCGATCGCAGAGAGCTATTGGAACGTGTTGCAGCAGCCGCGCAGCGCCTGGAGCTGGGAGCTGGAGCTGCGGCCCTGGGTGGAGAAGTTTTGA
- a CDS encoding transcriptional regulator GcvA gives MTARLPSLNGLRAFEAAARHLSFTLAGAELNVTQTAISHQIRRLEEELGIRLFIRRNRALALTPEARDYLPGVRAAFNDLRLATDRLLRRDDDKVLTVSTLASLAAKWLLPRLTDFQEAHPGIDVRITTSTSLVDFQRDNVDAAIRYGRGQWPGLRSDWLMADELFPVCSPSLLRGDKPLRRPEDLRSHPLLHTSNANSDDWRLWLTAAGLPADIAKQPGITFDMIFMTIQAAIDGIGVAMGRTSYVQDDIAKGRLVVPFKIALPADAGFYVVSPDGHREAPKLAAFRQWVVAAAQNKA, from the coding sequence ATGACTGCCAGATTGCCGTCCCTGAACGGATTGCGGGCGTTCGAGGCGGCCGCGCGCCACCTCAGCTTCACGCTGGCCGGAGCCGAGCTGAACGTGACGCAGACCGCGATCAGCCATCAGATTCGGAGGCTCGAGGAGGAGCTCGGCATCCGCCTGTTCATCCGGCGGAACCGCGCGCTGGCGCTGACGCCGGAGGCGCGCGACTACCTGCCGGGCGTCCGCGCCGCCTTCAACGACCTCAGGCTTGCGACCGACCGGCTGCTGCGCAGGGACGACGACAAGGTGCTGACGGTCTCGACGCTGGCCTCTCTCGCCGCAAAATGGCTGCTGCCGCGGCTGACCGATTTCCAGGAAGCCCATCCCGGCATCGACGTCCGCATCACCACCTCGACCAGCCTGGTCGACTTCCAGCGCGACAATGTCGATGCCGCGATCCGCTATGGCAGAGGCCAATGGCCGGGTCTCCGCTCCGACTGGCTGATGGCGGACGAGTTGTTTCCGGTGTGCAGCCCCTCGCTGTTGCGCGGCGACAAGCCGCTGCGCCGGCCCGAGGATCTGAGAAGCCATCCGCTGCTGCACACATCCAACGCCAACAGCGACGATTGGCGGCTGTGGTTGACCGCGGCCGGCCTGCCGGCCGACATCGCCAAGCAGCCCGGCATCACCTTCGACATGATCTTCATGACCATCCAGGCCGCGATCGACGGCATTGGCGTGGCGATGGGCCGGACCTCCTACGTCCAGGACGACATCGCCAAGGGGCGCCTCGTGGTCCCCTTCAAGATCGCGCTGCCGGCCGACGCCGGCTTTTACGTTGTCTCTCCCGATGGCCACCGGGAAGCGCCGAAGCTGGCCGCGTTCCGCCAATGGGTGGTCGCTGCAGCGCAAAATAAAGCCTGA
- a CDS encoding amidase yields MANSEWSFKSAVELSAALIAKKVSAVELTQDAIDRIERHDGKVNAICVRDFDRALGAAREADAALARGERKPLLGLPITVKESFNLAGLPTTWGWTPQKDFMPAEDALSIARVKNAGGVILGKTNVPVGLADWQSYNDIYGTTNNPFDLGRTPGGSSGGSSAALAAGYGPLSLGSDIGGSLRVPAFHCGVYAHKPTYNLCPTRGHTPPPFPAIPMERDMAVIGPMARSAADLTLLLDVMAGPDPLDQGIGYKLALPDARHRKLGDFRLLVIDSHPLLPANADVRGAIETLAGQVSSAGASIARESPLFPDFTEASRLYMRMLMSFLGAFLPPDILASARAGAAQLSPDDKSLSAERLRGMTSTHQAWVFDEGARAGLRAQWRQLFKTFDAVICPIMPTPAYPHDHSPQQEMRRINIDGKDHVYPDQLAWPGIATLTGLPATAVPLGLSKEGLPVGVQIIGPFLEDRTPLKLAELMEREFGGFVPPKMFDD; encoded by the coding sequence GTGGCCAACTCGGAATGGAGTTTCAAGAGCGCGGTCGAGCTGTCGGCCGCGTTGATCGCGAAGAAGGTCTCCGCGGTCGAGCTCACGCAGGACGCGATCGATCGCATCGAACGTCACGACGGCAAGGTCAACGCAATCTGCGTCCGCGATTTCGACCGCGCGCTCGGCGCGGCTCGCGAAGCAGATGCGGCGCTGGCGCGTGGCGAGCGGAAGCCGCTGCTCGGCCTCCCCATCACCGTGAAGGAATCCTTCAATCTCGCAGGCCTGCCGACGACTTGGGGCTGGACGCCGCAGAAGGACTTCATGCCGGCGGAGGACGCGCTCTCGATCGCCCGGGTGAAGAACGCAGGCGGCGTTATCCTCGGCAAGACCAACGTTCCCGTTGGGTTGGCGGACTGGCAGAGCTACAACGACATCTACGGCACGACGAACAACCCGTTCGATCTCGGCCGCACGCCCGGCGGCTCATCGGGCGGCTCGTCTGCGGCGCTCGCGGCAGGTTACGGACCACTCTCGCTCGGGTCCGACATCGGCGGCTCGTTGCGTGTGCCCGCCTTCCATTGCGGCGTCTATGCTCACAAGCCGACCTACAATCTTTGTCCAACGCGTGGCCATACGCCGCCGCCATTTCCAGCGATCCCGATGGAGCGCGATATGGCGGTGATCGGTCCGATGGCACGGAGTGCGGCCGATCTGACCCTGCTCCTGGACGTGATGGCGGGCCCCGATCCGTTGGACCAGGGCATCGGATACAAACTCGCGCTGCCGGATGCGCGACACCGCAAGCTGGGGGATTTTCGCCTGCTGGTGATCGACAGCCACCCGTTGCTGCCTGCGAATGCCGATGTTCGTGGCGCGATCGAGACGCTCGCGGGACAAGTGTCGAGCGCAGGCGCGAGCATAGCGCGCGAAAGCCCGCTGTTTCCCGACTTTACGGAAGCCTCTCGCCTCTACATGCGCATGCTGATGAGCTTTCTCGGCGCCTTCCTTCCGCCGGACATTCTCGCCAGCGCGCGTGCCGGCGCGGCGCAGCTCTCACCTGACGACAAGAGCCTTTCTGCCGAGCGGCTGCGCGGCATGACCAGCACACACCAGGCCTGGGTATTCGACGAGGGGGCGCGTGCCGGGCTGCGCGCGCAATGGCGGCAATTGTTCAAGACATTCGATGCGGTGATTTGCCCGATCATGCCGACCCCGGCCTATCCCCATGATCATTCACCGCAGCAGGAGATGCGCCGGATCAATATCGATGGCAAGGACCATGTCTATCCGGATCAGCTTGCCTGGCCCGGCATCGCCACGCTGACGGGCCTGCCGGCAACCGCCGTTCCGCTCGGTCTATCGAAGGAAGGCCTGCCGGTCGGCGTCCAGATCATCGGCCCATTCCTCGAGGACCGCACGCCGTTGAAGCTCGCCGAACTGATGGAGCGCGAGTTCGGCGGGTTCGTGCCGCCGAAGATGTTTGATGATTGA
- a CDS encoding MFS transporter, producing MAGPSASTNPPEIKSRVGAILRATSGNFLEQFDFFLFGFYAAAIGKAFFPSTNETASLLNTFGVFWLGALMRPVGAIVLGAYIDRIGRRQGLIVTLAIMAIGTVVIAFCPTYATIGIAAPIIVLLGRLLQGFSAGVELGGVSVYLSEISTPGNRGFYTSFQSSSQQVAIFVASILGFILSEVMPADTVAAWGWRIPFFVGCLIIPLIFFLRRTLEETPAFLAMKKHPTANEVFASALANWRIVILGMMIAVLTTTTFYFVTVYTPTFGKNVLKLSTQDALLVTLLVAVTNFFWNPVGGALSDRIGRKPVLLTIAGLALVTAYPALHWLVAAPTFGKLLAVEMMFSFYFGVYSGTMLGALVEIVPAHVRTTCFSLAFALAAALFGTFTPFASTLLIEHTGDKASPGYWLMLAAFLGIIAASVVYRGGGKAVPTYDPVAEPIGGHSTQQA from the coding sequence ATGGCTGGACCGTCAGCATCAACCAATCCGCCCGAGATCAAGTCGCGCGTCGGCGCGATCCTGCGCGCCACATCCGGCAACTTCCTCGAACAGTTCGACTTCTTCCTGTTTGGCTTCTATGCCGCGGCCATCGGCAAGGCGTTCTTCCCATCGACCAACGAGACCGCGTCGCTGCTCAACACCTTCGGCGTGTTCTGGCTCGGCGCGCTGATGCGGCCCGTGGGCGCGATCGTGCTCGGCGCGTATATCGACCGCATCGGCCGCCGCCAGGGCCTGATCGTTACGCTCGCGATCATGGCCATCGGCACCGTGGTGATCGCGTTCTGCCCGACCTACGCGACCATCGGCATCGCCGCGCCGATAATCGTGCTGCTCGGCCGCCTGCTGCAGGGCTTCTCGGCCGGCGTCGAGCTCGGCGGCGTCTCGGTCTACCTGTCGGAGATTTCGACGCCGGGTAACCGCGGCTTCTACACCTCGTTCCAGTCATCGAGCCAGCAGGTCGCGATCTTCGTCGCATCGATCCTCGGCTTCATCCTCTCCGAGGTGATGCCGGCCGACACCGTCGCCGCCTGGGGCTGGCGCATTCCGTTCTTCGTCGGCTGCCTGATCATCCCGCTGATCTTCTTCCTGCGGCGGACGCTCGAGGAAACGCCGGCCTTCCTCGCCATGAAGAAGCATCCGACGGCAAACGAAGTGTTCGCCTCCGCACTCGCGAACTGGCGCATCGTCATCCTCGGCATGATGATTGCGGTCCTGACCACGACGACGTTTTACTTCGTCACCGTGTACACGCCGACCTTCGGCAAGAACGTGCTGAAGCTGTCGACGCAGGACGCGCTGCTCGTCACGCTGCTCGTGGCCGTGACCAATTTCTTCTGGAATCCGGTCGGCGGCGCATTGTCCGACCGCATCGGCCGCAAGCCAGTGCTGCTGACCATCGCCGGCCTGGCGCTCGTCACCGCCTATCCGGCGCTGCACTGGCTCGTCGCGGCGCCGACCTTCGGCAAGCTGCTCGCGGTCGAGATGATGTTCTCGTTCTATTTCGGCGTCTACAGCGGCACCATGCTCGGCGCGCTGGTCGAGATCGTGCCGGCGCACGTCCGCACCACCTGCTTCTCGCTCGCCTTCGCGCTCGCAGCCGCGCTGTTCGGCACCTTCACGCCGTTCGCCTCGACCCTGTTGATCGAGCACACCGGCGACAAGGCCTCGCCCGGCTATTGGCTGATGTTGGCAGCCTTTCTCGGCATCATCGCGGCCTCTGTCGTTTATCGCGGCGGCGGCAAGGCGGTGCCGACGTATGATCCGGTCGCGGAGCCGATCGGCGGTCACTCTACACAACAGGCGTAA
- a CDS encoding DUF1127 domain-containing protein — translation MSTLTQNSMTNHHAPSLLYQVGETLHIWHERYRTRRELTNWTARDLQDVGLSWSDIAFEADKPFWRA, via the coding sequence ATGTCTACTTTGACCCAGAATTCAATGACAAATCATCATGCGCCAAGCCTGCTCTACCAGGTCGGAGAAACCCTCCACATCTGGCATGAGCGCTACCGGACCCGGCGCGAGCTCACCAATTGGACCGCCCGCGATCTCCAGGATGTCGGACTGTCCTGGAGCGACATCGCCTTTGAGGCCGACAAACCCTTCTGGCGGGCCTGA
- a CDS encoding acyl-CoA dehydrogenase family protein, giving the protein MHKSGTAQQKNVAASQAGLLAPDTTGMNFYRADPALTDLLRIHLPEVLFRHIEPHLDRLGELAGGILDDYARLADRHTPVLHQRDKFGRDTQYIEYHPAYRELEKAAFGEFGIHALSIRKGIMGWPDKYPVVAKHAFTFLFNQTEFGMGCPINVTDGCAKLLANFGSEALKTKYLDGLTQTDMSKLTQGGQFMTEKEGGSDVGTLTTTAVPEGEHWRLTGEKWFCSNADAKVVMLLARPEGAGPGTRGVGLFLMPRFLDDGSQNHYRIVRLKDKLGTRSMASGEIKLEGAIAYAVGKLDRGFVQMAEMVNSSRLSNGVKSTALMRRAYHDAMTVAKNRVVFGNRIIDLPLGRRQMLKIMLPVEQALSMSFLTADALDRAEAGSQDAAALLRILTPALKFRATRDARKVCGDALEMRGGIGYIEEFATARLLRDAHLGSIWEGTGNIVAIDALKRAVGRHGAESALAADLHARLDDSASVPQAWRDHLGGLTDRAIGFAREVAGKADNEADARRATSLLYHVASAVALAWEAHRIHDMRGDARRLLLSRLVIDHGVSPSDPFRLTENAAQQKIAALLLGDRAAGMSEVGELVLAA; this is encoded by the coding sequence ATGCACAAGTCGGGCACAGCGCAGCAGAAAAATGTCGCGGCAAGCCAGGCCGGCCTGCTTGCGCCCGATACCACCGGCATGAATTTCTACCGCGCCGATCCGGCGTTGACGGATTTGCTGCGCATCCACCTGCCGGAGGTTCTGTTCCGCCATATCGAGCCGCATCTCGACCGACTCGGCGAGCTCGCCGGCGGCATCCTCGATGACTACGCGCGGCTTGCCGACCGGCACACGCCGGTGCTGCACCAGCGCGACAAGTTTGGCCGCGATACGCAATATATCGAATATCATCCGGCCTATCGCGAATTGGAGAAGGCCGCGTTCGGCGAGTTCGGCATTCATGCGCTCTCGATCCGCAAGGGCATCATGGGCTGGCCGGACAAATATCCGGTCGTGGCAAAACACGCCTTCACCTTCCTGTTCAACCAGACCGAGTTCGGCATGGGGTGCCCGATCAACGTCACAGACGGCTGCGCCAAGCTGCTGGCGAATTTCGGCAGCGAAGCGCTCAAGACGAAATATCTTGACGGCCTGACCCAGACCGACATGAGCAAGCTGACGCAGGGCGGCCAGTTCATGACCGAGAAGGAGGGTGGCTCCGACGTCGGCACGCTGACCACCACGGCCGTGCCGGAGGGCGAGCATTGGCGTCTCACCGGCGAAAAATGGTTCTGCTCGAATGCGGACGCCAAGGTTGTGATGCTGCTCGCGCGGCCCGAAGGCGCCGGCCCCGGCACGCGCGGCGTCGGCCTGTTCCTGATGCCGCGCTTCCTCGACGACGGCTCGCAGAACCACTACCGGATCGTGCGGCTGAAGGACAAGCTCGGCACGCGCTCGATGGCGTCGGGCGAGATCAAGCTGGAGGGCGCGATCGCCTATGCCGTCGGCAAACTCGACCGCGGCTTCGTGCAGATGGCCGAGATGGTGAATTCGTCCCGGCTCTCCAACGGCGTCAAGTCGACGGCGCTGATGCGCCGCGCCTATCATGATGCGATGACGGTGGCGAAGAACCGCGTGGTGTTCGGCAACCGTATCATCGACCTGCCACTGGGCCGGCGGCAGATGCTGAAGATCATGCTGCCGGTCGAGCAGGCGCTGTCGATGAGTTTTCTCACTGCCGACGCGCTCGACCGCGCCGAGGCCGGCAGTCAGGATGCCGCAGCGCTGCTGCGTATCCTCACGCCGGCGCTGAAATTCCGGGCCACGCGCGATGCGCGAAAGGTCTGCGGCGATGCGCTCGAGATGCGCGGTGGCATCGGCTATATCGAGGAGTTTGCAACGGCCCGCCTGCTGCGCGATGCCCATCTCGGCTCGATCTGGGAAGGCACCGGCAACATCGTCGCGATCGATGCACTCAAGCGCGCGGTCGGCCGCCACGGCGCCGAATCCGCGCTCGCCGCCGATCTGCATGCCCGACTCGACGACAGCGCCTCCGTGCCGCAGGCTTGGCGCGATCATCTCGGCGGGCTAACCGATCGCGCGATCGGGTTCGCACGCGAGGTCGCGGGCAAGGCCGACAACGAGGCCGATGCGCGGCGCGCCACGAGCTTGCTCTATCACGTCGCGAGCGCGGTCGCGCTCGCCTGGGAAGCGCACCGCATCCACGACATGCGTGGCGATGCGCGCAGGCTGCTGCTGTCGCGGCTGGTGATCGATCATGGCGTGTCGCCGAGCGACCCGTTCCGGCTCACGGAAAATGCCGCGCAGCAGAAGATCGCCGCCCTACTGCTCGGCGATCGCGCGGCCGGCATGAGCGAGGTTGGCGAACTGGTTCTGGCGGCGTAG
- a CDS encoding porin has translation MKLTKTLFLGSAAGLMAVSGAFAADLPVKAKAVEYVKICSLYGAGFYYIPGTDTCIKLGGYLRADAVLGANSDFSPNQSGVAGARNRLMNYYTFRAREDLNIDTRTATEYGVVRTFFDGVFTWTTGNYSGSGSATGGTVYSGTLGLNTSGATPALVGSSINGTDGNTSAGSLGVYYAFIQFAGFTMGKAVSQFDAPWTNYPGNITDNLVGGSGTVTGVTQFTYTADFGQGVTAAFSAEDATQYYQAGNLNMTGATAGGMIGGAYGTNAIGGSRSPNLVGQVRVDQAWGLFQASVAAHDNHVAYYGATEPTGHPDDKWGWAVQLALSIKNIPTGAGDTINIQGVYTDGATRYNFQNLSGSSYSLFGSSGTAYQSIGFANAPDTVFVTGSSQETVKTWGFRGAYTHNWDPYWNTAIYGAYAQAQFGTLAKTTLCGAAGTGGVFGGLAGVTGCNPDFAIGQAGIVTRWTPVKNLTFSADLTWTHLDQKYSGTVGVTPSGVTAKPTAVYELKDQDTLALILRAQRNW, from the coding sequence ATGAAGTTGACGAAGACGCTCTTTCTCGGCTCGGCTGCCGGCCTGATGGCTGTCTCCGGGGCGTTCGCAGCCGATCTCCCCGTGAAGGCCAAAGCGGTCGAATACGTGAAGATCTGCTCGCTGTACGGCGCCGGATTCTACTACATCCCGGGCACCGACACCTGCATCAAGCTGGGTGGTTACCTGCGTGCCGACGCTGTGCTGGGCGCCAACTCGGACTTCAGCCCGAATCAGAGCGGCGTTGCCGGTGCCCGCAACCGTCTGATGAACTACTACACCTTCCGCGCTCGTGAAGACCTCAACATCGACACCCGCACCGCGACCGAGTACGGCGTGGTCCGCACGTTCTTCGATGGCGTCTTTACGTGGACGACCGGCAACTATTCCGGTAGCGGCAGCGCCACCGGCGGGACGGTCTACAGCGGCACGCTGGGTCTCAACACCTCTGGTGCGACCCCGGCGCTCGTTGGTTCTTCGATCAACGGCACGGACGGCAACACTTCTGCCGGTTCGCTGGGCGTGTACTACGCCTTCATTCAGTTCGCCGGCTTCACGATGGGTAAGGCTGTGTCGCAGTTCGACGCGCCCTGGACCAACTATCCCGGCAACATCACCGACAACCTCGTCGGCGGCAGCGGCACCGTTACCGGCGTCACCCAGTTCACCTACACGGCCGACTTCGGCCAGGGCGTGACGGCGGCGTTCTCGGCGGAGGATGCGACCCAGTACTATCAGGCTGGTAACCTGAACATGACCGGCGCGACCGCGGGTGGCATGATCGGCGGCGCGTACGGCACCAACGCCATCGGCGGTTCGCGTTCTCCGAACCTCGTCGGTCAGGTGCGTGTCGACCAGGCTTGGGGTCTCTTCCAGGCGTCGGTGGCTGCGCATGACAACCACGTTGCCTACTACGGCGCGACCGAGCCGACTGGCCACCCCGACGACAAGTGGGGCTGGGCGGTTCAGCTCGCTCTGTCGATCAAGAACATCCCGACCGGCGCGGGTGACACGATCAACATCCAGGGCGTCTACACGGACGGTGCGACCCGCTATAACTTCCAGAACTTGTCGGGCAGCAGCTACTCGCTGTTCGGCAGCTCGGGTACGGCCTACCAGAGCATCGGCTTCGCCAATGCTCCGGACACCGTGTTCGTGACCGGCAGCTCGCAGGAAACCGTCAAGACCTGGGGCTTCCGTGGCGCTTACACCCACAACTGGGATCCCTACTGGAACACGGCGATCTACGGCGCTTACGCTCAGGCGCAGTTCGGCACGCTGGCCAAGACCACTCTCTGCGGCGCCGCCGGCACCGGCGGCGTGTTCGGAGGCCTGGCGGGTGTGACGGGTTGTAATCCTGACTTCGCCATCGGCCAGGCGGGTATCGTCACCCGCTGGACTCCGGTCAAGAACCTGACGTTCTCGGCTGACCTCACGTGGACCCATCTGGACCAGAAGTACTCTGGTACGGTTGGCGTTACCCCCTCCGGTGTGACCGCCAAGCCGACCGCGGTCTACGAGCTGAAGGACCAGGACACGCTCGCTCTGATCCTCCGTGCTCAGCGCAACTGGTAA